One Drosophila teissieri strain GT53w chromosome X, Prin_Dtei_1.1, whole genome shotgun sequence genomic window, TTTGAtcaccattttatttaaagactggatatatacatatacgcaCACTAAACCAAACTTAAACCGAACCCAATCATAACAAGAGCTTCGCCAATTTgaagcttaaataattaattaagttcttATTAAAAGTAAAGCTTCAAAAAATGATTCGATTAGTCTGCTGGCAATCCTCTCCAAAATACTCGAAATAGTATTTCTGCGCAGAATGTTGTTCGgatgcatgcatatgtatgtaagcaagtacacatatgtatgtaagcaaGTACACAGCatgatagaaatttattatatatttatattttaattattagtatatatgtacatacatatgtatgcaaacatTTAGAATAAAACGAATTAACGACTTGCTCCTAATAACACATAAAATCGTAAAGGCATAGGCAAACACAAATTTGCAAGGAAGCCCGAAGTTTATGTAAGGCTCttctctttaatttttttagaaGCTGGAATGATTCTGTCGTTATTTAAAGATATTACAGACGAAGAATTGAACTAAacaacttatttatttcgtaATTTTATTCCTATTATGGTATCAGAGCATTCGTTCATTATTGTTAGAAAATGAACACGAATTTGGCTCACCAATACTATAGTGGAGTAACCCATCAAtgattatatataaataaatgttttcgaaCTTCCAACTATTTCCCAACGAAAAATCAAACAAGGTGCGAAATCGAATAAAAaggtaaaattatatttaacgtATGCAAATATGTTAAACAATAAGCGAATCTGTACGCATGTACAGATAACCCCTCTTCTTATTTACAGGACTTTTATTACATAAATCGgaccaaatacaaaaatccaaCAGGTAAGCTTCACTCACGCTACAAAAACAAGCGCTACCAATTATCCAAAGCTATAGACTCCTTTGCGGGAATAAAAGCACCGGGACTAGATGGAATGGATTTCCAGCCGTGCTACAGGTGACCAAAGAAGTGATCACCCCGTGGCTACACGCTATATATTCACAGCATGCTTAAGCACGGGCTATATCCTtatccaatggaggacctcTAGGATTGTCTTCCTGCCAAAAGCAGGGACGTGCAGCCATATGAGCCCCAAGGATTACAGGCCGATTAGTCTCACCTCTTTCTTAATCAAGACGCTAgaaaagctgctggacatATACATCAGAAACGATGTGGGACGACTACTGTCATCCAATCAGCACGCTTTCACGAAAGGTAAATCAGTGGAGACGGCACTGCACTCATTAGTagccaccattgagaaagccctgcataaccaaaaatatgctctcggagtgtttgtggatatatcCGAAACACCACAGACGCTATAATGGATCGCCTAGAAGCGGCCAACACGCCCCCTATCAGTTTGTGGAGATGAAATCTTCTAAGCTGTATACGGGTACAATCCGATTGGGGCACCGCATCCATGGTGAAAGCAGCACACAGCGGCACGCCGCAAGGCGGGGTCCCGTCGCCTCTCCTGTGGAATCTGGTGGTAGAAGACCTGATCAAGAGATTCGAGAGGAAGGCCCCAAAGATAACAGCCTATGCTGACGACATAAGCGGGAGTCTGTTCATCGACACTCAGCTCGATTATGGAATCAACGCTCAGGGTGATATGTGAGTGGGCGAAGAAGGTAGGACTCACTATCAACGCGGACAAGACGGACCTCATTCTCTTCACCAAGAGATACAAGGTGCCGCTATGGGTCCCCCCGAAGATTAACTCATCCAGGCTAACCCCGAAGACATAAGTCAAGTGCCTCGGAATTGTTTTAGACAGCAAGCTGACATGGAAGCCCAATGTATTAGAGAGGGTGAAAAAGGCCACCATAGCGCTATTTGCATTCAAGAAGATGCTTAGCAGCACATGGGGCCTCTCACCCGCTCTAATGCACTGGGTTTACATCTCGGTGGTGCGTCCAACTCTGATGTATGGAGTCTTAGTGTGGTGGCAGGCTATGGAAAAGCCGACTTACAACAAACTCATGGAGAGAACTCAGCGGCAGGCACTGCTCTGGATAACAGGGGCGCTGAGGTCAACCCCTACAATAGCACTCGAAACTATAATTGGAGTTGATCCCCTAGACATCCACGCGCAAATGATTGCAGGAAAGGCTGCACAACGCCTAGTTGCATCAGGGAATATGTCTCTGGAACATGAGCGGTAGATCTGACTACATGGTCACCAGAACGTGCCCGGATCTAAGAACAACCACATTCATGGGACCAGACGACTGGAAAACAGGTCAGGACCATGCTCAACACCTCAATATATACACGGACGGCTCCAAGATGGAAGAAGGAGTTGGAGCGTGCATATACTGTACAGACCCTGATATGAGGCTGTCGTATAAACTACCAAGCCAATGCAGCATATTCCAGGCGGAAGTATTCGCCATAGGGAAAGCGGCAGAGCTTGCGCAGAGCATTGACCCCCCACATGAAGCGGTCAACTTGTTCGTAGACAGTCAAGCGGCGATAAGATCCATGCAATCGTCAGCGGTCAGTTCCAAAAGTGTACTGGCAAGCAAGGAGGCACTAGATATCCCTAGCACGACCACGTCAGTGCGGATCTACTGGGTTCCCAGCCACCAGGGCATCGATGGTAATGAGACGGCAGACGAACTTGCAAAAGGCGTCGGACTGGCGAATGAAAGTTCAGAAAACGTTCCTGTCTCCCTTAGAACGCTCCGAAGCGAACTGGAAAGACGGGCCGACACACGAGCCAAAAGTAGATGGAGAAGAACTTCCACCACCTGCAAAGTTTCaaaaatcatgtgcaaagaGCGCAACGCAATACTCAGCCACTACGTGCTGCATCTTCCACGGAAAGACTGCAGACTGTGGGAATTCTTACAGGTCACTGCCTAGCTGCGGCACACGCAGTCAAACTGGTATCGTCAGCATTACCGATAACGCCAAAAGCCGGAAATGTGACGAATTCGAGGCAATTGAAACCTTGGAGCATCTCATTTGCAAGTGTCCGGCCCTAACAAGGGCAAGAATAAACTACCTAGGCGCTCCGGTTCTGGCATCGCTAGAAGATGCCTCCAGGAAGAAGCCAGGCGAACTACTTGCCTTCGCAAAAAATACCACGATcctaaaagatttcgaaaaccgCGAAAACATTCTCTAGGTCCATTCGGACAGCTATTTGCCATATTGGCCTATGCGCggcctaacctaacctaattATCCGAAGTTTTCCtgggaagaaaacaaaaatcaaaagcagcaTCCAAAGCCATCGTTCCATTCCTACTGAAGTTGACGAAGCCGTTGTCAAAGTCattaaagcaattttaaaGCGAGATTGCGCGGATGACGTTTGCGTGAAGTGGAAACAAACTTTCCATATTCGCCAAAAGGATTTGAACCAATTGAGTGCTGAACAGTACCACTTCAACATTCGAAGAGATAAGTCGTGCCACTACAGTTTAAAGTCTCGCTTTGCGTAAATCCAAAATTCTTATCAGCagaattttgcataaacaaatatcaaccacagagaaaaacaaaaaaaaaacacatcaaCAAAAACACCAAGACCTCTAGCCCAGGCTCAAGCCTTAAACAACAATCATGACAGAACCACCAGACATTTACAAAATTACCTTAAAATCATACCAATCCCAAATAGACAACccaaaatttattgttattaaccCTGCTTTGATGACCTACGTCTGAGAGACGTGtgctttttacatttttcgctCTCTCTCGAGAGAGTGTTGTTTGAGCACGctcattttttagttttgctcAGTCGTGTTCTGCAGCTTGTCGGTGGTGGTCATCAAATTGTGGTAAGTTCTTTGCTTTCGGAGTTTTGACTATTGCATACGTCTCTGAGCCGTATGGTTATCTTTTGTGTGACTTCTAAGTTAGTTTGCTTATGTTTTTTCCTGAATTAAATGAAGTATAATGGATCGAAAGAAATGCTTAGATGATACACAAATTGCTGCACTTTTGCAAGGGCTTACAGACGATTCAGAATTGTCGGATATAAACAGTGAGTCGGGAGATGAAGTATTTGAAGACGATGTTCAGAGCGACGTAGAAGATGTTGAAGTTGAACAATCCGgtgaaatttcaaatttgtgtGAAGACGAACAAGCAACATATACTGATTGTCACGTGTCTTCGAAAAGTCGTATACGAACGTTCTCTGTGCCTAACATAAGATCCAAAAATAAGTACTGCTGGAGTACTTCAAAAGGAAAAGATACTGGCAAAGTTAGTGCTATAAATATTGTTCGAACGGCAAGAGGTCCTACTAGGGCATGCAAATTACTATTAGAGCCGCTCTCATGTTTTAACTTGTTCTTTACCGATGGTATAATTCTTGAATTAGTAACATGGACAAATGCGGAAATAGGCTTGAATCGGAAAAGCAATATGACCAAAGCCACTTTTGGAGACACAAATATACATGAAATCCGTGCTTTGATTGGAATACTCGTTTTGACAGCTGCTCTAAAGGACAACCACCTaacaatagacgaaatatttAACAGCAATTTCAGTGGTACAAGGTATTGTTCGACTATGAGTCGCGatagatttaattttttaattcggTGCCTGCGAATGGACGACAAATCATTGCGCCCTTCTCTTCAAATTGCTAATCGATTTATGCCTGTCCGGAAGGTTTGGGATATGTTCATCGAGCAATGCAAAACCAGTTATACACAAGGATCGCATACAACAATTGATGAACAGCTGTTGGGTTTTCGTGGTCGATGTCCATTTAAGATGTACATCCCTaataagccaaataaatatggCATAAAAATAGTAATGATTTGCGACAGTgccacaaaatatatatttaatgccaTTCCATATCTAggcaaatcaacaaataatcACGGCATCCCTTTGGGCGAATATTTTGTTAAAGAATTGTCAAAACCAATACATGGTACTTCTCGCAATATTACTTGTGACAATTGGTTTACATCAGTTCCACTGGCCAAGAACTTGCTCAAAGAACCATAAAAAATGGACTCTTGGGCACTGTAGAACCTGAAACACTTGTCAGTATTAAAAAATCTCTTTCCTCCTTGATTCTCATATTAGGTgctgaaaaaattaaaatcgtGCTCTTTTTaagaaaagtgaaagtgcTTGCGTTCTAATTTTTGAACCCTTGTGAATTTGGTTGACAGTCTTCTTAGAgaaaaattttcaatattGATTTGTGTTAAAATTTTgggttggcagttggcagtctTTTTAAAAACTTGTAAAATTACAAGTGACCAGAATTTACAATTTCgtgaattttcatttgtgtCTATTCCTTTGTTTgttggaaaaataatttaagtgAAGTGGCTAAGCAcgaaattcgaaataaatttGAGTACttgctttctatttttttaaacctTGTGAATTTTGTCTTTTTAAAAACATgcaaaattttcaatattgatttacttttattaaagCCAGAGTCCTTGTTTTTTTCGCTTATTCCCTTTTACATTTGCAGTGCAATTGTGAAAAGTGCTTATCAAACATTAGTGTAAAACGTGTAAATCAGTGGACAACTTTTTTACTGCATAAAAGGAATAAGTTTTATTGAAAGGATGCCGACCAAACCCCATGTCCCCGCCTTAGCGGATGCATTTTGCAGAGGGAATAGAACGGAGACTGGAACTCTTAAGCCAAGAAGCGATAATGTTTGGATGGATATTAGTAACAAATTGCAAGGAACAATCAGCGCGAAGACGCTAAATTTCTACGCCAGAATCCATCGGAATGACATTATAACCGTGGTGAAAGAACGATGTGGCATTAAGCAGCTGGATAGCACTGGCAATAATAACACTTTAAATAGCACATCTCCAGATCATGACCCAGAGTTGCAGACCATAAGAGCTTCTAAAAATGGACCATTGCCTATTTTATATGTTAACCTGGAATTAGACCAGGAATTGTGGAAATAAAATGGACCAAAAAACGGAATTGAGATCAAACAGCTATCTGCAATGTAACTGGACGGATATAATAGCCAAGCTGATATACGAAAAAAGTTCCTCTTCCGTGTGCATTTAACTTCATAAGGGCAAAACTTACCGACGAAGTGGATAATATATGGCTTAGAATTGAAGGCTATTGTAACGAGTGCAGCTCAATTTTAAAAGGACATTGCCTTGTGAAACTCGATGAACATTGCGGCATATCGATATCCGAGGTATTCCCCATATTAACAAACGACGGTGCACTGAATCCAGAAGACTTGAAATTGGGAAcgaattgcttttaaaaaaaagcCGCATTGTGAAGGAAGGAGGCCACCGACAATATGAATGATGACGACCCAGAACCAAGTTTCATCCCAAAGTTACCAACTCCTCGAAAACTTCGTGAATAGGCAACCAACAGGCACCTAGGAATCACCAAGGATCGTGATCCAGTTTCATCATTATATCGTTAAAAGTATGAGGGTGAATTGGCTAGCTGCATCCTTGATATTGGACTGGataaatttttttgcatttactgCACGGGagcccaaataaaaacatatacatcAAGGCTAAAAACCAATAGAAAAATTTCTGTCGACGCAACTGGAAGCGTTGTGTTACCCATTCAAAAACCGAACGGCAACTCA contains:
- the LOC122624989 gene encoding uncharacterized protein LOC122624989, producing the protein MSGRSDYMVTRTCPDLRTTTFMGPDDWKTGQDHAQHLNIYTDGSKMEEGVGACIYCTDPDMRLSYKLPSQCSIFQAEVFAIGKAAELAQSIDPPHEAVNLFVDSQAAIRSMQSSAVSSKSVLASKEALDIPSTTTSVRIYWVPSHQGIDGNETADELAKGVGLANESSENVPVSLRTLRSELERRADTRAKSRWRRTSTTCKVSKIMCKERNAILSHYVLHLPRKDCRLRKCDEFEAIETLEHLICKCPALTRARINYLGAPVLASLEDASRKKPGELLAFAKNTTILKDFENRENIL